The DNA region ACGTGGCCATCGTGGTCATCCACGCCAAGATGGCGACGGCGCAGATCGAAAAGAACCTCATGGACTTCATCGCCGGCAAGTACCGGCTGCTGCTATCGACCACCATCATCGAGAACGGCATCGACATCCCCATGGTGAACACGATGCTGGTCGTCCACGCCGACCGCCTCGGCCTGACCCAGATGTACCAGCTGCGCGGCCGCATCGGCCGCGGCAGCCGCCAGGCCCATGCCTATTTCCTGGTCGACGCCCGCCAGCCGGTGGTGAGCGACAAGGCGAAAAAGCGGCTGGACGCCATCCGCGAATTCTCCGAACTGGGCTCGGGCTACAAGCTCGCCGAGTTCGACCTCAGCCTGCGCGGCGCCGGGGCGTTGCTGGGCAACCGCCAGCACGGCCATGTCGAAGCGTTGGGCTACGACTATTTCCTCGAGCTGCTGCGCCAGGCGATCCGCGAGTTCAAGGGCGAGGCCGCACAGGAGCGGCCGCTGGAGATGCGCGTCCATTTCCCCTACGCCATCGTCGAATCGTACCTGGCCAACACGGCCGAGCGCATCCGCGTCTACCGCAGCATCTTCGATGCGCGCCAGGCCGACGAGCTCCTGCAGCTGCGCGCCGAGTTGCAGGACCGCTTCGGCCAGATCCCCGAAAGCGTGGAGAAAATATTCTACGTCGGCGCGGTGAAGCTGTTCGCCCGCCTGTACGGCTGGACCAAAGCCGAGGTCTTCGTTGACCGGGTGCGGGTCGACGCTGGACGTGAGATCGCGCCGTTGCCCGGCAAAACTTTTTCCATCCCGGGCCTGGAAGCAGTCGACCAGCGGATTTGGGAGCTAGAATACAATTCCCTGGAAGGCTTCATCCAGTTGGGGAAAAACCTGGAACGGCTATTCCTTTAACCGCACCCAGACGCCGGCCGAGGAATGCTCGTCGCTGCGCCGGACCTCGAAGTCGGGGAGCGACTTGATCAGCGAGGACAGCTGGCGCTGGCCGAAGCTGCGCGGGTCGAAGCCCGGGTCGAGCTGCTGCAGCGCTTTTCCCATCGGCCCCAGGTTGGCCCAGCCGTTCTCCTGGACCACCATCTCGTAGGCTTCGCGCAGCAGCGGCATGGGATCGGTTCCGGCGTAGAGCGACTGCGGCTGCTGCGTCGGCTGCGGCTCCTCCTTCTTGCTGGCGCCGCGGCCGCGCTCGCGGCCCTGCTCCGGGCGCGGCTTGTTCTCGCGCCTCGGCGAGAGGTTCTCGGTATAGATGAACAGGTCGCAGGCGTTGACGAACGACTTGGGCGTCTTCTTCTGGCCGATACCCATGACGAAGAAGCCCTCCTCGCGGATGCGCGTCGCCATGCGCGTGTAGTCGCTGTCCGAGGAGACGATGCAGAAGCCCTCGACCAATTTCCGGTGCATGATGTCCATGGCGTCGATGATCAGGGCGCTGTCGGTGGCGTTCTTGCCCACGGTGTAGCGGAACTGCTGGATGGGCTGCACGGCGTGCAGGTGCAGGGCGTCCTTCCAGGAGTGCATGGTCGAGGTGGTCCAGTCGCCGTAGATGCGGCGGATGGTCAGCGAGCCGTGCTTGGCGATCTCGGCCAGCATCTTGGGCAGCAGCGAGGCTTGGGCGTTGTCGCCGTCGATGAGCACGGCCATCTTATAGTCCTTGCTTTCCATTGTCGTTTCGGTCATTTTCTCTCCCTTGGGTCTTGAGGTCATGATTTAATTTAGCAGAGTGGCCGGGGGAAGTCAAGGGATTTTTTGTAGGGGCGGCTCTTGCAGCCGCCCTTTTTAAATTCCAAATCACAAATTCCAATGTCCCAAACCAAGGCATTAAAATTTTCATTCTGTAGGGAACGCAAATTTGCGTTCCCTACCAAGGCATATCTCTTTTTACTGTCTTCAGTTGTCTTTATTGGTTGCGTTTCAGCTTTTGGGAGATTCGATCTGAACCGCGGCGCCCTCCAGGGGGAGTTTTTCCGCCTGCCAGTTTTTGAGCCCGCCCGCCAGGTTATAGACCCGCGTGAAGCCCAGCTCCTTCATCAGGTTCATGGCCCGGACGCTGCGCACGCCGCCGCGGCAGTAGACCAGGTAGGTGCCGTTTTTATCCAGCTTGGCGACCTTGTCCTTGAAGCCGTCCGCCTTGACGTCGATGTTCAGCGCCCCCTTGATGCGGTTAACGGCGAACTCCTCTGCGGTGCGCACGTCGATGATTTTGAACAGGGGATCAACGTTCTTCTCCGCGATCATGGCTGCGGCCTGCGCCGGCGTTAGATCGCTGAACGGGGTGATGTCGGCCGCCGCATCGTCCTTCTCCGCCGACGGTCCCATCTCCGTGATTTCCTTCTCGAACCACTTCGAGCGGTCGGGCTCGGCCGGGTCAACGGGGGTTTTGGCCGGCGGATTCTTTTGCAGCTGTTCGAGCAGGACCTTCACCGCCGCTTCGATGCACGGGTCGTTGCCCCTTTGGATCTCCTCCGGCCGGTCGTAGACCTCCAGGTCGGGATAGATGCCCACCCCTTCCACCGCCCACTGGCCGTCTCTTCCGACGATGCCGTTCATCGGCACGGCAAACGACGGGCCGTCCACCAGCGCCGGGCTCCAGGAGTAGCCGACCAGGCCGCCCCAGGTGCGCGTGCCGATGAGGATCCCCAGTTTCCGGACCTGGAACAGGTAGGGGAAGTCGTCGCCGCCCGAGGAGGAGTAGTGGTTGATGAGCATGGCCTTGGGACCCTCCAGGGCGAAGACCGGGTTGCGCTGCAGCTTCATCCCGCGGGAGTGCCAGTAGTTGGTGATATGGCGGGCGAGCATGTCGACCATCTTGGTCGGGTCAAAGCCGCCCCCGTTGTAGCGGTCGTCGATGATCCAGGCCTCCTTGTCGGTCTGGGCGCTGATGCCCTTGTAGAATTCCCGGTGGCCGTCGTCGGCGGTGTTGGGAACATAGACGTAGCCGATGCGGCCAAAAGAGAGCTTGTCCACCAGCTGGCGCCGCGATTCCACCCAGTCCAGGGCCATCAGGGCCAGCTCGCTCTTGACCGGTTTGACCCAGTAGGTGCGGGCCCCCTCGCGCCCGGGTTTGGCATTGACCGTCAGCTCGATGCGCTTGTCGGCGGTGTTTTCCAGCAGGTGATAGGGATTCTCGCTGAGCGGCAGGTCGGTGTTGTTCAGGCTGATGATGTAGTCACCCTCATGCACCTCGATGCCCACTTCGGTCAATGGGGAGCGGGTGGCATTGTTCCAGTTTTCGCTGCGAAAGATCTTCTTGATCCGGTAGCGGCCGGCCGCCACGTCGGCCTGCAGCTCGGCGCCCAGCAGCCCGGTGTCGATCCGGGGAACGCGGGCAAAATCGCCCCAGTTGACGTAGGTGTGGCCGACGTTCAGTTCTCCGACGAGCTCGCCGAAGATGAAGTCCAGGTCGGCGCGGTGGCCGAGGTGGGGCACCAATGCCTGGTATTTCTGGCGCATCTTCTCCCAATCCACGCCGTGCATGTTCTTGACGTAGAACCAGTCGCGGTAAATGCGCCAGCCCTCGTTGTAGATCTGCTGCCACTCCTTGAGCGGCTCGATGCGCATGGTCATGTCGGCCAGGTTGAGCCTGCCGTCGCCGACCTTCTTGTCGGCCTGAATGGCGATAATGCCGAAGTCGTTGCCGGCCTTGTAGAGGAACTTCTTATTGTCGGCGCTGACGGCGCCGCCGTCGATCCCCTTGATGACCAGCTCGTCCTTGCGGGCGTCCAGGTCATAGGTGTGGAGCTCGCCCGAGGTGAAGTAGGCCAGCTTGTTGCCGCCCAGGTCCTGCACCCCGCCGTAGTCGCCGGCGGCAAAGGGCAGCGCCATGACGCGCTCGTCGATGCCGTCGAAATCGATGCGGACCGGCTTGGTTTCCTTCTTGGCCGGCTCGGCCTTCTTCTCTTTCTCCTTGCCCTTGTCTGCGGCCGGCTTTTCCGGCGCCTTGGCCTCCTCGACATCGTTCTTGTCGGGGAGCAGCTGGGGCGCGTCCTTGGCCAGGGAGACGGCGTAGATGCGCGTGGATTTATTGTAGATGTAGTCGAACTCGTAATCGGAGAAGGTCCAATTGAAGTCGCGTTGGGAGAGGAAATAGAGGTAGCGTCCGTCGAGGGAGAAGGAGCCGGAAAAACTGTTGTAGCGGGCATTCAGCAGCGGCCGGGCCGTGCCGCTGTCGAGGGAGTAGACCCAGAGGGTGTTGAGGTTGTTGGCGCCGTTCTTGGTGTAGATCACCCAGCGGGAGTCGGGCGACCAGTTGTACTCGGTGATCTCGTACAGGTCGGCCTTGTCGATGACGGTGATCTTTTTCGTCTTCACGTCGACGACCTGCAGCAGCTGGTTCTTGTCGGAAAAGAGCAGCTTCCGGGAGTCGGGGGACCAGGCGGCCGGGTACTTCCAGACCTTGTGGCCGCTGGTCACCGCCTGGGGCTTCTCCTTGCCGGCCGGGTCGAGCAGGACCAGCTCGTAGTCGCCGCTTGCGTCGCTGTAGCAGGCGATCCACTTGCCGTCCGGGGACCAGGCCGGGTAGAACTCGCGGACACCCTGCGTGCGGGTCAGGTTGTCGGTGCGGCCGTTCTCGGCGGGCACGGTGAATATGTCGCCGCGGCCGTCGAAGGCGGCCCGCTTTCCCGAAGGCGATACGGTGTAGCCGAAGCGGGTGATGAAGGCGGAGACGTTCT from Candidatus Aminicenantes bacterium includes:
- a CDS encoding PDZ domain-containing protein — its product is MLNFYSYDLQSEKVEQLTHFKDFDVLWPSGRFGQVAFEKGGFIWLLDLESGASRKLAVDLDFDNPNTLPFFKNVSAFITRFGYTVSPSGKRAAFDGRGDIFTVPAENGRTDNLTRTQGVREFYPAWSPDGKWIACYSDASGDYELVLLDPAGKEKPQAVTSGHKVWKYPAAWSPDSRKLLFSDKNQLLQVVDVKTKKITVIDKADLYEITEYNWSPDSRWVIYTKNGANNLNTLWVYSLDSGTARPLLNARYNSFSGSFSLDGRYLYFLSQRDFNWTFSDYEFDYIYNKSTRIYAVSLAKDAPQLLPDKNDVEEAKAPEKPAADKGKEKEKKAEPAKKETKPVRIDFDGIDERVMALPFAAGDYGGVQDLGGNKLAYFTSGELHTYDLDARKDELVIKGIDGGAVSADNKKFLYKAGNDFGIIAIQADKKVGDGRLNLADMTMRIEPLKEWQQIYNEGWRIYRDWFYVKNMHGVDWEKMRQKYQALVPHLGHRADLDFIFGELVGELNVGHTYVNWGDFARVPRIDTGLLGAELQADVAAGRYRIKKIFRSENWNNATRSPLTEVGIEVHEGDYIISLNNTDLPLSENPYHLLENTADKRIELTVNAKPGREGARTYWVKPVKSELALMALDWVESRRQLVDKLSFGRIGYVYVPNTADDGHREFYKGISAQTDKEAWIIDDRYNGGGFDPTKMVDMLARHITNYWHSRGMKLQRNPVFALEGPKAMLINHYSSSGGDDFPYLFQVRKLGILIGTRTWGGLVGYSWSPALVDGPSFAVPMNGIVGRDGQWAVEGVGIYPDLEVYDRPEEIQRGNDPCIEAAVKVLLEQLQKNPPAKTPVDPAEPDRSKWFEKEITEMGPSAEKDDAAADITPFSDLTPAQAAAMIAEKNVDPLFKIIDVRTAEEFAVNRIKGALNIDVKADGFKDKVAKLDKNGTYLVYCRGGVRSVRAMNLMKELGFTRVYNLAGGLKNWQAEKLPLEGAAVQIESPKS
- a CDS encoding NYN domain-containing protein is translated as MTETTMESKDYKMAVLIDGDNAQASLLPKMLAEIAKHGSLTIRRIYGDWTTSTMHSWKDALHLHAVQPIQQFRYTVGKNATDSALIIDAMDIMHRKLVEGFCIVSSDSDYTRMATRIREEGFFVMGIGQKKTPKSFVNACDLFIYTENLSPRRENKPRPEQGRERGRGASKKEEPQPTQQPQSLYAGTDPMPLLREAYEMVVQENGWANLGPMGKALQQLDPGFDPRSFGQRQLSSLIKSLPDFEVRRSDEHSSAGVWVRLKE